From Leptotrichia wadei, one genomic window encodes:
- the yaaA gene encoding S4 domain-containing protein YaaA, with the protein MRKIDNEIEEIAINTEFIKLDQLLKWANLTGSGVEAKIFIQNGEVKVNGVVETRRGKKIYDGDIVEFAGEKIAVRKK; encoded by the coding sequence ATGAGAAAAATAGATAATGAAATTGAAGAAATTGCGATAAATACTGAGTTTATAAAATTAGATCAGCTGTTAAAGTGGGCAAATCTTACAGGTTCTGGAGTGGAAGCGAAAATATTTATTCAAAATGGTGAAGTGAAAGTAAATGGTGTTGTGGAAACAAGACGTGGAAAAAAAATTTATGATGGGGATATTGTGGAATTTGCTGGGGAAAAGATAGCAGTGAGAAAAAAATAG
- the dnaA gene encoding chromosomal replication initiator protein DnaA, translating to MDVVKLWEKVKKTMKRKISEGEFELFFENVKAEKIEDNIFTLTCNSKLIKESVEKYRSQMEEIVEIVTDEEITMKFEVKKQDVMLYQNEVHRLPKETREKAPIHTGLNPRHRLDNFVVGENSRLAYNACLAVVKNPTVYNPLFIFGSSGLGKTHLMQAVGNAILEKDPTKRVYYSTSEEFANEFFKVLNSGRIQHFRDTFRALDVLLLDDIQFFEKVFGRGEGTVEEEFFHTFNKLQELGKQIIMISDKSPKEIKNLSKRLESRFLSGLTVEIQSPGYETRMMILKNMAEAQGIEIDESILEYISDSLNTNVRELEGTLTNLNARAKLLNEQITLELVQEMLMHNVKRKQSKMTAQKVIEMISAHYSISVADMKSKKRQKKIVETRQIAMYLLKNNDDLDLSLTAIGGLFGGKDHSTVISSIRKIDKKIKEDIVFKKEIDTLNKKIFKV from the coding sequence ATGGATGTCGTGAAATTGTGGGAAAAAGTGAAAAAAACTATGAAAAGGAAGATTAGTGAAGGAGAATTTGAGCTTTTTTTTGAGAATGTAAAGGCAGAAAAAATAGAAGATAACATATTTACGCTTACCTGTAATTCTAAACTGATAAAGGAAAGTGTGGAAAAGTATAGAAGCCAGATGGAAGAAATTGTGGAAATTGTGACTGATGAGGAAATTACAATGAAGTTTGAAGTAAAAAAACAGGACGTAATGCTGTATCAGAATGAAGTACATAGACTTCCAAAGGAAACAAGGGAAAAAGCTCCAATTCACACAGGATTAAATCCTAGACATCGGCTTGATAATTTTGTAGTTGGGGAAAACAGCAGGCTGGCATATAATGCATGTCTTGCAGTTGTGAAAAATCCGACTGTTTACAACCCGCTTTTCATCTTTGGAAGTTCAGGGCTCGGAAAAACCCATCTTATGCAGGCTGTGGGAAATGCAATCTTGGAAAAGGATCCGACAAAACGGGTTTATTATTCCACTTCAGAAGAATTTGCAAATGAGTTTTTCAAAGTTTTAAACAGTGGACGGATTCAGCATTTTCGGGACACCTTTCGTGCTTTAGATGTGCTTCTTCTGGATGACATACAGTTTTTTGAAAAGGTCTTTGGACGTGGAGAAGGAACTGTGGAAGAGGAGTTTTTCCACACTTTTAACAAGCTGCAGGAACTAGGAAAGCAGATAATAATGATAAGCGACAAGTCGCCAAAGGAGATAAAAAATCTGTCAAAACGTCTGGAATCAAGATTTTTGTCAGGCTTAACTGTGGAAATACAAAGCCCTGGCTATGAAACTCGCATGATGATTTTAAAAAATATGGCAGAAGCACAGGGAATTGAGATAGATGAGAGCATTTTAGAATATATTTCAGACTCCTTGAATACAAATGTAAGAGAACTGGAAGGAACACTTACAAACCTTAATGCAAGGGCAAAATTGCTAAATGAGCAGATAACATTGGAATTAGTGCAGGAAATGCTCATGCACAACGTAAAGCGGAAGCAATCTAAAATGACGGCCCAAAAAGTAATAGAAATGATTTCTGCACATTATAGCATCAGTGTAGCCGATATGAAATCTAAAAAACGCCAGAAAAAAATAGTTGAAACAAGACAAATTGCAATGTATCTCTTAAAAAACAACGATGATCTTGATCTAAGCCTAACTGCAATTGGCGGGCTTTTTGGTGGAAAAGACCACAGCACGGTTATAAGCAGCATTAGAAAAATTGATAAGAAAATAAAAGAAGATATTGTATTTAAGAAGGAGATTGACACATTAAACAAGAAAATATTCAAGGTATAA